AAAATTCTAGAAATCAATAAAGAAGACAATATGGTTCATTTTCTGTGGTCAGTTCTGTCTTTGTTTCATGATCATGACTGATATTAGAGTTTTGAAGAACAAGGCAACGTTTAAAAGCCATAAACCAAGGCACTTCGGTGAAATTTAAACAATACTTAAAGATTAACTTAAGACTTTTCTTAAATAAGCAAAGTCCCTACCTTTTCTTCACTtactccatttttttttaaaagacaccattgattttaaattattctttgtttaatattctaaaatatcACATACAATAATTTTAGAATCCATTTCCAATTTAGTTTCGAATAGAGATTATCGATTTAATCAAATTTTACTCTTGAAATCAGaaattattgttttatactAAACCATTACggtctaatttattaaatacaatcatttaatcaataaaattttaaatttattcgaatcatttttaatttaatttataatccaACCTGTATCGTAACTGAGAGAAGAGCCTTTCTTTCGATCGAACTCTATTATCATATACAAATGATTCTTATTTGCACTATTATCTCTATCTCTATCTCTCTATATAAAGAAAACCAGTTTCCATACATTGTTAGGTGACAGTccaagaaacaaagaaaataatgGCAAAAGTAGAAAGTAATTCCTTGAGCTGTAATAATGTGAAGACAACTTCTGATGGGAAGATGAAACAAAGCTTTCATTGGCCTTCTATTGTTTGTTTGATAGTTCGTACTAACTTTATGGATATAAGATTTAGACATGGttgatgtttttttttattaacgtGTCTGAAACATTTATATTTGTAAAGTTAAAGTATTCATTAATacaatattcataattaataaaagcaaaatatatatttaataaatttaatttcaatacaattatattaaattaattttaattatgtctAATAATGATATAATTTTGAATACCTTATTCTTTTACAAATTAAAACACCACACTTAAATGTAACCTTTAAAATGTTCTTCATATCACAcaatgaattttgaaaattttagcgGAAGAAAATAGTAAGAGTATATTTGATATTACCATTGGAGTTAggattgataatttttttaaaaaaaatatatattagattaaaaaatattaaattaatttaaaaattttgacataatttaattataaaaataaataacataatgataaaaataacaaGACTAATTGAGATCATGATAAGTGCATACTTGATATAGAAAGATTCTATAAATTATGATAATCGCTTCAACCAGTGAAAAAGTCTGACCTACAAGATATGGAGATCGAACCTCTAGCATCATTGACCTTATCAATTTACGAGACAATCATTTCATAGTTTGGAATCAACGAGTAAACCTGTTCAAAATATGCGGGACCTTGTTATTATTATGATTACCCGACAGACATGATATACCTTATAAATAAGGTATAGACTAACTGACTCAATATTTATTAGCCATTGTACATCATTAATAAATCGTATGATACATCTGttacaatatattattatctaaaTTGAGGAGACGTGAATCAAAGCATACAAGGATAATCGGAGTATAAATACCTTTAAACCAATCACATTAAAAGATAGATTTTCAGTTTCATTGAGACATTATATATAGATCCCTCTCCAAATCTTAATTTTCACGAACTGCAAATCAAACTTATTAACTTCCAACTACCCATCCAGATCTATTTATTTTTCCATCCATACGTACACCTCTTATTGAATCTACCAAACCTCATATCATCACCTAACAACTTACTTTAAAATGCTTTTTTCAAGAATATCTAAAATATCATTTTCTGAgagtgattttttttcttttattttcattcttaaTGCCAAAACAAGCTCTAATTGCCATATCTACCTTAAACCAAAACTTATCTAACAAGTATTTCCGCTCAAAAACcacttcaattaaattattaagagTATTCTACTATTTATACCAATTGattatattatatagaatacaatgataaaaatttattgataataccTGTGAATTCTAGAATATTGACATTGAGTGGTTTCAAATTATGTGAGGTTTTGAATTTAAGCTCTAATTGGAGCAAAATGCATATAAAAGGGCTCTAGTCCTATATTACAATGATTATATAGGTTAAATTTAGACTATTCAAGGAATAATCTAATACCAGAGTCCGAGGCCTAGAAACCAAAAAACCTTAGGAAGAAAATATACTACGGCACTACAGCCACCTTGTTGTGCAAGATATTTCGCCACTTGAAAACGGTTGCAATCTCCTTCAAAACGACCTGAAAGATATCAACGATAGAgtattatgataattttttttcacataATAATCGActattttctaattaatatttattgattaataattatatagctTTATAATTATTAGTTTTCTAGAGAATACAATAGtgtgatttttatataaaatttttagctTTTGATGTATATAGTAAATGCTTACTGCTGCTCGTCTCTCAAAAGAAAACGATGTCGCTCCATTTCGCCAAGAATAGAGAACTCACCGCCATTTGGATTCGATCACCCGGTGGGATTTAAAAGCGCGGATCGCGGGCCAAAGGCGGGAGATCATCCATTCTTGTGTCTTAATGCTCCTCTGTTTCTCTTGTACAAACAGGTTTGGTGTTGCCTTGAAATGCCAATAACCAAGAATCAAGAAACCCCTTATTCTCGCAACTCGCTCTAGCGCACACATAGGGTTTTCAGTCCACGGAGCGAGTCTTCATTGCAGTTCGTCCATGAAATCGGCACTCGAACTTCGCGGACTCGCTCGCCCCAAAAAGACTTCCTCGTGTAATAGCTCTGATTATGCCTTATTGTGCTTTATATTTGGCTACTAATTTCATTGCGAAGATTGTATCAGTACGGAGAAAATGGCTGTTCAACTGTGAGCCTCCAAGCTCTAATTGAATtcctttttttgttttaatttgagGAGCAATCTACCAATTCTtgctaattttctttttcctgttaattgaaaccctttttaatTTAGGGATGAAAAAGCAGAAAAAGAATATTAGCCATTAGAATGCTGGTAAAATCTGGTTTGCGTGcgatttgaattcttttctgcagggttcggcggcagtAACAGTATCGATGTAAATATCCGGATGAATTCTTAGACAAGCTCAACCCAAGTGAAAGATTCTCAAAGTACAGCAGGTATCACCCTTCGAGTAGTGAAAGTCCAGCTACATTTGCAAATGGATTTGAGTTATTTGATATCATAGTTTTCTAAATCACATGTTTATGGATAtcctttgtttcttttcttcttgGCTTTTGAAGCAATCAAAGAGACTCTTGAATCCATTGGAAAGGGACCAAATTATAGTAAGGCATACAGTAGTCAGATTTAGGATAAACATTATGTCGAttctatttaaaatcaaaaatcGAATTTATTAAGATTATAAAACTCTAAGTGATAATCGAATCAAATTTAACCATGAAATTGAAAGCATATaatttcgatttgattcagtttcattatttaattttgttattttcacTTGTTGAGCAGATATATCCAATCGGACAAAAAAAAGGAACAAATGCTTTCAGGTACCAAGAAATTATTccagaatattttaaatatcatatCATTAGTAACAAACAACGAAGTAAATCAAGAATTGCAAAACTTACAAAACAGAACGCAAATCTAATATCTTTATTACAATCtcataaaaattcagaaattaacTCAACTACAAATCACACACAAAATTACATTACACTCACAGATGAAGAAATTACAAACCCATTGACAACTCTTATTCATAAATTACAAATCACAACTCAAGAACTTTGATTATTTGAATCTTTCAAGTATAAAATGGAGAATCAACTCAAAGCACCATCAGACCATGACCATACTTGCGAGACCATAAAACAGAGAGCAGTGAAACCTCCACAAAAGATGAGACCAGTGAGAGCAGAGCAACGCCAAGGGTGATTGCAAGTGAGAGAGCAAGAGCAACTAGGAGCGCGAGTGAGAGAGCGACAACGATTACAAGCACGAGTGAGAGTGAGCAGTCAAAGGCGAGAGCGAAAGGCGGAAAGAAAAGGAATCACTATGGGATCAGAAATATCAAAGGAGAAGAAAGGGGAAGGGCAATGAGCTGAATAAAAGACAAGGAAGAAAAGAAAGCTAGGATTTCAGACTTTATGTTATGGATTTATAGTATTATTTTGAATGGCTTAGATTCTTTCAACTAAAGTAGAAGGCTGAAATTTAATTGCattaaatttacaatttaaaaaaaaagggtagAGAAGAAATAAAAATGTAAAGATTGAACACAAATCCTTAAAGGGTCTTAAACATCAAGCTACCACTATGCCACATGCTTCTTACTTTAgtttaaaattcataatataCTTACGATtttcaaaatcgaatcaaaccagtttaatagatttttaaaaaattacaagtgaatcaaattaaattttttaataaatcgaatcaatattttaattcagtttAGTTCAATTTGAATGGAACTCTACCCACCCCTAATTAAACTAGTATATTATGCACAAGCGAACTACAAAGTTGCTATTGACAAAGTAAAGTTTTTGTCACTTTGATTCTCAAGTATCTTTAGTATAAGCTCACATACTCAAATGTTAATGAATCATCATGCCATGACAGCAAGCTCTAATTCTTCATTATGCATTCTGTAAGTTACTGTTTTATTAAATCTACATTTGTAATTCTATTGTATTAGTCTCTTTCCTTTAATAGGTATATCATAAGCCTAGATTAAAGATACGATTTGAATAAAAGGCTTTTGTTTAAAGGAACCTACTTTGGATTCGACATATTTAGAGATGTTCACGGCTTTGACGTTGATAACTTTAGTGTTCGCTTTTGACTTCTGGTTCCTTTAATCTATACGAGATTGAGAAGGCGAGGAGCTTTGCTCCCTCTCCCCTCCTACCAACAAGCTTTTTGAGTTTGTCTCTCCTTGGCTGTTTCTCTAATggtttccctttttttttttttttattttatttctcttaaGTCATGTTGTGCTTCTTTTAAGTATCGGTAAGAGAGAGCTGATTGTGGAGGGGAGATCGGCGCTATTGGAAATAAAAATCCGCGTCACCAAAGCTACAAGTTGGATCATGTTGTTTAGCAGCTAGAGTTTTTCTTTTTAGATTTCATGGGCTTATTTTTGTGGCAGCTGGGTCTTGGAGTTGTAAATATCttttctagtttttttttttttttgtctcttgCACTACCATGCCTATTTATGAATTATATTTTTGGCCAAAAAAAAACTGTTCgaataatagattttttttttgacatGTTGAATGATACTAAATTAttaaagatttatttatttgacaAACTAGTCCTCTGTCTTTAAGTCAAATGCCCATTTTTGagctattattttaaaaataaataattatttcaattgaAACAAAAAGAAGTCGTCCATTCaacaatatataatatttacttgataaattaaataaaaaattaaaatctaaaattcttTTTATGGTTTGAAAATTTTCTTCAAAATTACTTTTCTTTTGAGGAATAGTTGTTGAACTGATTGCCACGGGGCCAAGCGTGTGAATGCAATACTTTTCCCATTTTGAAAATGCTAAAATTTTTAGGCTTTATGTACACTGCATTTTTATTGACAAAGCCATAACTTTTActcctaaattttaaaaaaggacAAAATGCTCAAATTGTTAGCCTTTAGTtcctttacattttaattttatttgaaaaaagacAAAAATACTCCTAAAAAAAAGGAACAAAAATTCATCAGCGGACTCCACTGCAAATCAAATCCTCACAACAAACGGAAATTGACGGCTAGGATTTGAGCAGCAATTGTGCTGATACCATCTGGGACGCAATCACTACATTATCGCTGAGATCTAATTAAACTCAGCTGGTCTCGACTTGTCCGTTCAGAAGCAGTCAATCGCTgtgctcaaaaaaaaaaaaaaaaaaaaaaactgaacgTGCATGTTTTTTGACTTGATCTTCCCAAGGGCCCACTTCACTGTTTAAAATGCTTCCATTACGGTTCCGGAAAATTCCTCAGTATGTTTGCGTTCTACTCAATGGCTTTACCTTGAttctcaattttctttttctcttccagATTGTAGCAAAAAGAAAAGGTTgaatttttgttgttgtttggtGATCTCTTGTTCTCAGATTGAACTAGACTTCTGGTGTTTGAGATTTTCAATTCTAGATTTTTCAGGGATCATATAATCGATAAGCATGGTCACTTATATAGTTGCTGTTCTCGTTCCTCTAGTCGTCACTTTTCTCTTCCGGAATTCCAAGAACAGTGCGAAGAAACGTGGCATGCCAGTCGATGTTGGCGGGGAACCTGGGTATGCTGTACGGAATGCTCAGTTTCCGACGCCGTTGGAAACTGCCTGGGAGGGCGTGTTTACCCTTGCTGAGCTTTTCCAGTATGCCTGCAAGAGCTACGGGGATAAATACTTGCTGGGAACGCGGAAGTTGATCTCGACAGAGAATGAAGTTGCTCCAGATGGGAGGTCTTTCGAGAAGCTTCATTTGGGCGAGTACAAGTGGCTCACTTATGCTCAAGTGTTCGAAAGAGTTTGTAACTTTGCTTCTGGTTTGGTTCATATTGGGCATAGACGGCAAGAACGTGTCGCCATATTTGCTGATACCAGAGCAGAATGGTTTATTTCTCTGCAGGTGCTCATTTATTATCGTTGTCACTGCTTAGGATAATATAATGGATATGTTTGTTATGTTCCgttgaaaataattttgatttcgCCATATCTAGTTTAGTTagtgtttttttttctaaacaaatttaatttagtgcttttattGACCTAAAATCTTGTCTAATTACTGAACATGGTTAATGCGATTTTCCTGTAACAGGGTTGCTTTAGGCGCAATCTCACTGTGGTTACTATTTATGCATCTCTAGGAGAGGATGCTCTGCGTCACTCGTTAAATGAGGttccaactctctctctctccctttctCTCCCTCACTAGATGCTTTTTAGTGGTTGCAAGTATAACGATGCCTGCTGAATACTGGAGAATACATGCAAATATCTGCCTTCTATATATAATCTTACTGCACTCGAACAGTTTAATTATTTGAGAGTGTGGCAAGTGTGAGTCGTCAACATGTGGAATTTATAACttcgggggggggggggggggggggtgggggGGGGGTTATATGGTTTAAAGACAGAAATTGCTGTTTGATGACGCTGTTGTTCGTCAAGAGCAATTCGGGAAGCGGCTTAAGATGAAATCGAGATTATAATTATTGTATTCATAGTTGTACAAAATGATTTTGCAAAGGCCTAAGATACATCACAGATATTTTTTCTCAACAATCCTGATATAATGTGAACATTTTTGTTGTCTATGTTATTGAAGcatgaataaaaattttaaattatttatctttagtAAATAAAAACCTTTATGTTTGGACATCTAATTCAAGGGCCTTGATAAGTGTTTTTTTGCTCAACAACTTTTATAGTCAATTGAAGCTTTAGTTCGTTACGGTCTGTTATTTTGTTAAGAACATTTCTTGTTCATGATTTTCCTTATAAATTACATGCTGAGATCAAAATCTTTTACTTTTTAACATTTAGAAATTCCTTTTCTAGTAATGGCTACCTAGATAAGGGGGACAATTCTAATCTGCATATCTGGTTCATGATCTGTAAGTTTACAATTATTGACTGTTCAACAAAATTCGTTTGGTGCTATCTAAAATTGCTAGTTGGTAATACTTCATTTTTATAAGTTTGGTGATTTCCACAAACTGATGAAATCTGCTGTTTGGGACATGTTAAATGGAAATCTCAATGGTTTAGTATGATGGCACAGATATATTCCTTCCTTGACATTATTCAATGCTAATGGTACATGAATTTACTTTTCAGACAGAGGTTACAACTGTTATATGTGGGAACAAAGAACTGAAGAAACTTGTGGACATAAGCGGACAACTTGATACAGTGAAACGTTTGATTTGTATGGACGATGAAATTCCATCTAGTGCATCAGTTGAGCAGAGTGGTTCCTGGACAATCATCTCACTTTCTAATGTGGAGAAACTTGGTCAGGAAAATCCTGTTGAAGCTGATTTACCTCTATCAAGTGATATTGCTGTAATTATGTACACAAGTGGAAGTACTGGACTGCCTAAGGTTTGAGATGATATAGAAAATCCCCAGTTACTCCTGCACTGGAGAGTAACTAGGATTATCATTGATATTTGGATGTACAGTTGCATGATGCTTCTTTAGGTGACCCCATCAAACATATGATTGGATGTTAGATCATACCATCTTGTTTTCCTGTTCATTTCTCCTCCTCTTGGCTTCACTTCTTTGGAATCTAATTGGCTTGATCCTCTTTAATTATCTTCACAAATTGCCtattagttttattttcatattttaggGACAGATCCCAAATCGAGGTTTGCATTGTCAATTAAAGGGTTCAAGTTTTCATTAGCCACTTAAGCAGAGATTCGAGTGATTTGTTTTAATCAGCTATTGAAATTAGGAGTGTTCCTTATGTGATGCTCTCTCCATTGGGATTatagtcatatatatatatatatatatacacacacacacacactgcaaaataaattgatttattacCTTGAACTTTTCTGTGCTTTGAACCTATCTATCGCTGCatatttcaaattttcattAGTTGGTCAAGCTGTAACAGAGTTCACAtaatatttatttgctttcattGTGAAACCTTGCACAGGGTGTAATGATGACACATGCTAATGTCCTGGCTGTAGTTTCTTCAGTTAGGACAATTGTTCCTGGCCTTGAGAGCAAGGATGTTTATCTGGCATACCTACCATTGGCTCATATCCTTGAATTAGTTGCTGAGGTATGGAGCAAATGTATGGTAATTTAGTAACAACAGCTGTTTCATGTGTACTTCTTTCACTTTGAGCATTAGGGTGTATTAATGCATACAAACATGTATGCCCATATATCACTCCCgtcttcatgttttaacaaatttcactgcTGATGTTGCAGCATATAGTAGCAGGTGTTGGAAGTGCTATAGGATATGGAACCCCTTTGACACTTACTGATACTTCAAACAAGATCAAAAGGGGTACAAAGGGGGATGCAAGTGCCCTGAGGCCAACCGTGATGGCATCTGTCCCAGCAATTCTTGATCGTGTTCGAGATGGAGTGCGCAAGAAGGTTAGGAAATTTTGGcatgctttctctctctctctctctctgtctctcccACCCAACCCCCTTCCCcacaacacacacacacatacacTTGCATGCAACCATGGAAGGCAACTGTTTTTGAGTCACTTTTTATATAAGATTGGTTATTAAACTTTCTTAATACTTCAGGTGGATGCAACAGGAGGCCTAAATAAGAAACTGTTCGACTTGGCGTATGCCCGTCGACTATCTGCATTGAATGGTAGTTGGTTTGGAGCTTGGGGCTTAGAAATGCTACTTTGGAATTTCCTTATGTTTAGGAAGGTTCGAGCAGTTTTAGG
This is a stretch of genomic DNA from Manihot esculenta cultivar AM560-2 chromosome 2, M.esculenta_v8, whole genome shotgun sequence. It encodes these proteins:
- the LOC110610030 gene encoding long chain acyl-CoA synthetase 9, chloroplastic-like, giving the protein MVTYIVAVLVPLVVTFLFRNSKNSAKKRGMPVDVGGEPGYAVRNAQFPTPLETAWEGVFTLAELFQYACKSYGDKYLLGTRKLISTENEVAPDGRSFEKLHLGEYKWLTYAQVFERVCNFASGLVHIGHRRQERVAIFADTRAEWFISLQGCFRRNLTVVTIYASLGEDALRHSLNETEVTTVICGNKELKKLVDISGQLDTVKRLICMDDEIPSSASVEQSGSWTIISLSNVEKLGQENPVEADLPLSSDIAVIMYTSGSTGLPKGVMMTHANVLAVVSSVRTIVPGLESKDVYLAYLPLAHILELVAEHIVAGVGSAIGYGTPLTLTDTSNKIKRGTKGDASALRPTVMASVPAILDRVRDGVRKKVDATGGLNKKLFDLAYARRLSALNGSWFGAWGLEMLLWNFLMFRKVRAVLGGRIRFLLSGGAPISGDTQRFINICLGAPIGQGYGLTETCAGGTFSEFDDSSVGRVGNPLPSSFIKLIDWPEGGYLTSDSPMPRGEIVISGPNVTVGYFKNEEKTKEVYKVDERGMKWFYTGDIGQFHPDGCLEIVDRKKDIVKLQHGEYVSLGKVEAALTASPHVDNMMLHADPFHGYCVALVVPSQPALEKWASNQGIEFTDFADLCEKNEIIKEVQASFLKEAKKARLEKFEIPAKIKLVCNPWTPDSGLVTAALKIKREAIRKAFSEELSKLYE